In Bacillaceae bacterium S4-13-56, a single window of DNA contains:
- the fetB gene encoding iron export ABC transporter permease subunit FetB, translating to MSYLALALSLIFILIPLLLSKTLNLGLEKDTIVAAVRSIIQLFVVGYILKFVFSSEHYIFIILMVMLMIGAATQNASKKGASIKGITWKLIVTFVFVEVLTQGILIGMNITPPTAQYVIPISGMVVGNSMVLAILFLNRFTAEIEGRHDETELILSLGGTPKQAIHISLITSIKASTIPTIESQKTIGLVQLPGMMSGQIIAGADPVQAVQFQLLILFLLLTTAVITSSMLGFLSYPTLFNQRMQMVK from the coding sequence ATGAGTTATCTGGCTTTAGCTTTGTCGCTTATATTTATCCTGATTCCCCTTCTTTTATCGAAAACATTAAACCTCGGATTAGAAAAAGATACCATTGTTGCAGCGGTTCGTTCGATTATCCAATTATTTGTCGTTGGGTATATTCTGAAGTTCGTATTTTCATCCGAGCATTACATTTTTATTATCCTCATGGTCATGTTGATGATCGGTGCTGCAACACAGAATGCTAGTAAAAAAGGGGCTTCTATTAAAGGGATCACCTGGAAACTTATCGTTACTTTTGTTTTTGTAGAGGTTTTAACTCAAGGAATTTTAATTGGAATGAACATTACACCACCAACTGCACAATACGTCATTCCAATTAGTGGGATGGTCGTGGGAAATTCAATGGTGCTTGCCATCCTATTTTTGAACCGCTTCACTGCTGAGATTGAAGGACGGCACGATGAAACGGAGCTAATTTTGTCTCTTGGAGGAACGCCAAAACAAGCAATCCATATATCATTGATCACCTCCATAAAAGCAAGTACAATTCCAACTATCGAAAGTCAAAAAACGATTGGCCTCGTACAACTGCCAGGAATGATGAGTGGCCAAATCATCGCAGGGGCCGACCCAGTTCAAGCCGTCCAATTCCAGCTACTCATCCTATTCCTGCTCCTGACAACAGCCGTTATCACCAGCAGCATGCTAGGATTCCTATCCTACCCAACCCTCTTCAACCAACGAATGCAGATGGTGAAGTGA